The Moorena producens PAL-8-15-08-1 genomic interval CATCGTCCAGATTTAGCAGCACTTCCTGGGGTGAAGGTGGAATTAGAGAATATCAACGCCGAAGTTCCCTCATTGATTCTACTCAATGAGTCTTTTACTGAATCCAACTTCAATACAGAAGTTAATACCTCCGGTTACGAAGTGGTTCATCTCGCCACTCATGGTGAATTTAGTTCAGTAGCGGAAGAAACCTTTCTGCTGACCTGGGACGACGAGATCAATATCAATGAGTTAAATACTCTGATCTCAGGGGATCAAAAGCAAAAAAATCCGATTGAATTACTCGTCCTCAGTGCTTGTAGGACAGCGGCAGGAGACTCCCGAGCCGCTTTGGGATTGGCTGGAGTAGTCGTGCGTGGGGGGGCACGCAGTACCCTTGCCAGTCTCTGGTCTGTGGAGGATCTAGCTACTACAGAGTTAATGACTCGCTTCTATCAGAAGTTAGCCACAGGCCAGGTTACCAAGGCTAAAGCTCTGGCTCAAGCTCAACAGGAGCTGTTGCAGAGCGAGGCATATAATCACCCCTTTTACTGGTCGGCTTTTATTTTGCTGGGAAATTGGTTGTGAAAATTAGGGTGTAGGGAGTAGGGTGTAGGGTGTAGGGAGTAGGGAATAGGCAAGAGGCAAAAGGCAAGAGGCAAAAGGCAAGAGGCAAAAGGCAAGAGGCAAAAGCTTGTAGGGTGGGCAAAAAGCGATGCAGCGCGGTCTTGGGGGTTTCCCCCATGAGCGACTGCATCAAGACACAGTTTGGTTATTTTGATTGGTCATGAAATGATTACTTTGCCCACCCTACTCTACTTACCTGCTCCCTACTCCCTGCTCCCTGCTCCCTGCTCCCTGCTACCTGTTATTGTTAATTTTAAGTAAAGTCTTGATGAAGAGTTTGTAAATCAATCAAGCTGGAATTTATTTTATGAAATAATTCGAGAACTCGGTAGCTTATTGATTAACATGAAAGCTCGGATTTCCCGACTGGTGCCAGCAAGTAGCGTTGTGCTGTATTCTCTACTGGCTGCAACTACGGCATTAGGGCAAATTACCCCAGATAATACCCTGGGCAATGAAAGCTCTGTAGTAACCAATCTGAATATTAACGGGATTGTAATAGATTTAATTGAAGGTGGGGCGATTAGAGACAGTAATCTATTCCACAGCTTTTCGGATTTTAATGTGGCGGAGTTTGGGCGAGTTTATTTTGATAATCCTGCTGGAGTTGCCAACATCCTGAGTCGGGTAACTGGACCAAATGTTTCCAATATTTTGGGGACTCTAGGGGTATTGGGAAATGCTAATTTATTTTTGATTAATCCCAATGGTATTGTCTTCGGTCTCACTAGCAGACTAGATGTGGGAGGGTCATTTTTTGGGAGTACTGCTGATAGTGTGTTGTTTGACGATGGCACAGTTTTCAGCACTAAAAATCCCAATGATAAACCGTTGTTGACCATTAATATTCCATCTGGGTTGCAATATGGATCCAATCCCGGGAGTATTACTAATGAATCTTTTTCTGTTTTTGGTTTTGGGCTTGAGGTACGAAATGGTCAAACCTTAGGGCTAATTGGTGGTGATGTCAATATTCCTGGTGGTGATATAAGTGTATTAGATGGACGGATTGAGCTGGGGAGTGTTGGTGCTAATGGTATGGTGAAGCTGACCCCAACGGATACTAGTTTTGTATTGGATTATTCAGGAGTTAACGAGTTTCAGGATATTAGTTTGTCCGGGGGTGCTTTTGTCACTACCACTGGCTTTGGTGGTGGCAGTATCCAATTGCGGGGGGCTAATGTCAGTTTACGCGATCGCTCTTCGATTTTTGTAGGTACCCTGGGAAGTGAGAATGGCGGTGGGATAGTGGTTGAGGCTTCTCAGCTCAGCCTTGAGGGTGGTTCTCGGATATTTGCCAATGTATCCGGCTCAGGACAGGGGGGAGATTTGACCGTGAATGCCTCTGAATCTGTTCAATTGATTGGTACCTCAGCCTCGGGTGGGATTCTCAGCAGCTTGTTTACTCGAACTCAAGGGACAGGAAAAGCGGGAGATGTGAGTATTACCACTAAGGAGTTAATTGTCAAAGATGGAGCACGAGTTAGTGCTAGCACTTTTGATGAAGGGAACGGCGGAAATTTGACAGTGGATGCCTCTGAATCTGTTCAATTGATTGGTACCTCAGCCGATGGTAGGTCTGTCAGCGGCTTGGTTACTCAAGCTAATCGAGAAGCAACAGGAAATGCCGGAGAATTGAAGATTACTACTGGGGAGTTAATTGTCAAAGATGGAGCAGAAGTTTCAACTAGCACTTTTGATGAAGGGAACGGGGGAAATTTGACAGTGGATTCCTCTGAATCTGTTCAAGTGATTGGTACCTCAGCCGATGGTCGATTTCCCAGTGGCTTGTTTACTGAAGCTAATCAAGAAGCAACAGGAAATGCCGGAGATTTGAAGATTACCACTGGGGAGTTAATTGTTAAAGATGGAGCACGAGTTAGTGCTAGCACTTTTGGTGAAGGGGACGGGGGAAATTTAACTGTAGATGCAGACTCAAAGGTTCAAGTGATTAGAACCTCAGCCTCGGGTGGGATTTTCAGCGGCTTGTTTACTCAAACTCAAGGCACGGGAAATGCAGGAGAGTTGAACATTACCACTGGGGAGTTAATTGTATCTGATGGAGCACAAGTTTCAGCTGGCACTTTTGGTGAAGGGAACGGTGGAGATTTGACAGTGGATGCGGACTCAAAGGTTCAAGTGATTGGTACCTCAGCCAATGGTGGGTTTCGCAGCCGCTTGACTACTCAAACTCTTGGGAAAGGAAAAGCGGGAGATTTGATTATTACCACTGGGGAGTTAATCGTCTCTGATGGAGCAGTTGTTTCAGCTGGCACTTTTAGTGAAGGAGATGGGGGAAATTTAACTGTAGATGCAGACTCAACTGTTCAACTGATTGGTAGGACACCCAATGGTAAGTTTCCCAGCGGCTTGTTTACTCAAACTCAAGGCACAGGAAATGCCCAAAATTTGAGTATTACTACTGGGCAGTTAATCGTCTCTGATGGAGCAAGTGTTTCAACTAGCACTTTTGGTGAAGGGAACGCCGGAAATTTAACTGTGGATGCCTCTGAATCTGTTCAAGTCATTGGTACCTCAGCCTCGGGTCGGTCTCGCAGCGGCTTGTCTACTCAAGCTAATCAAAAAGCAACAGGAAATGCCGGAGATGTGAGTATTACCACTGGGCAGTTAATTGTCTCTGATGGAGCAGTTGTTTCAGCTGGAACTTTTGGTGAAGGGAACGCCGGAAATTTGAGAGTGGATGCCTCTGAATCTGTTCAAGTCATTGGTACCTCAGCCGATGGAGATTTTCGCAGCCGCTTGACTACTCAAACTCTTGGGAAAGGAAATGCCGGAAAGTTTTTGAATATTACCACTGACAAGTTAATAATCTCTGATGGAGCATTTGTTAGTGCTAGAAGCACTCAACCGAGAACTTTAGCAGGCGAAGTAAAGATTAATGCCAACTCCATCTTCCTTGACAACAATGGCAGGATCACAGCAGAAACAGCAGGAGGAGATAACAGCAAGATTAAACTCTTTTCCCGTGACATCCGACTCCTCAACGAAAGCAAGATTCTAACTGATGCTAAGGATACAACCACTGGGGGAAATATCACAATTAATACTGATACCCTAGTCGGTCTCGGAGATAGCGACATCACCGCCAATGCTGAAGAAGGTTCAGGAGGTCGTGTTGAGATTAATGCCAAAGGTATCTTTGGTTTAGAGTTTCGAGACCGTCCAACTCCAGACAATGACATCACTTCTACTTCCAACCTTGGCTCATCCTTCAACGGTGAGGTAATTCTCAACATCTCCCAGGTAGACCCCACCTCAGGCTTAAACGAATTGCCAGGAATCCTGGTGGATGCAGAAGCAATCCTCGCCAATGACCTTTGTGGCTTTGAGAATGATCGGATTGCTGGCGGCAGTTCCTTTACCATTACCGGCAAAGGCGGATTACCACCGACTCCAGAGGATCCAGTGATTAATGCCCACAGAACAGTCAGGTGGCGAACTCGTCCTAGGTTACCCAGCACCAGACAACCATTACAAGCGCAATCCTCAGTGAGACGCTCTCAAGACAAAAAAGTGATTATCGAAGCCCAAGGCTGGGTAGTAGCAAAGGATGGCACCATTATTCTGACGGCGCAACCGTTTAACGGAACTCCTGTTGAGCAGATATTTCCCAATCTTGATTGTCATTCGGGAAAAGGGAATAGGGAGCAGGGAGGAGTAGTGCGTAGGGTGCGTTAGGGGAGGGATTGCCATGATATTCAAGGTCGTAGCCAGTAGCCCCGTAACGCACCATCAAAAGGCTCGCTCTATTCTCTATTCCCTTAATTATTATGAAAAAACTATCATTTGTAATTGCCATCGCATTAACCTGCTTCTTGCCATCGGGTAAAGCATTATCAAATTCTCCAGCAATCACACCCAATTCCCGATTCCCGATTCCCGTTCCCCTCCTGGGAGGGGTTAGGGGTGGGTTCCGATTCCCGATTTCCGATTCTCCAGAACAACAAGCCCAACACCTCTATGAAACAGGTCAATACCAAGAGGCTATCCCGTTGTTGGAGCAAATTATTAATAACTACACCGATAGTGGGGACATTATTGGTGAAATTAATTCCTTAGTCAATCTCGCGTTAGTTTATCAAACCTTGGGAGACCTAGACCAAGCTAAACAAACACTATCCCAGGGTTTCAGCCAACTAGAAAAACTTCCTAATCCCAAAGAACGTCAACAATTACAAGCCCAAATCCTAGAAGTCCAAGGACAAGTATACTTATCTCTAGGTCAAGGGGAAAAAGCCTTATCGACTTGGCAGCAAACGAGTGCTATCTATCAAGATATCGGAGACTTAACTAGATTAACAGAAAGTCAGATTTACGAGGTGCAAGCCTTACGAGTATTAGGGTTGTATAATCAAGCCACTAAAACCTTGACTCAAATCCAGGAAACTCTCCAAAACCAACCGGATAGCATCCTGAAAAGTACCGCCCTCCAATACCTAGGTGATGTGCTGC includes:
- a CDS encoding filamentous hemagglutinin N-terminal domain-containing protein — encoded protein: MKARISRLVPASSVVLYSLLAATTALGQITPDNTLGNESSVVTNLNINGIVIDLIEGGAIRDSNLFHSFSDFNVAEFGRVYFDNPAGVANILSRVTGPNVSNILGTLGVLGNANLFLINPNGIVFGLTSRLDVGGSFFGSTADSVLFDDGTVFSTKNPNDKPLLTINIPSGLQYGSNPGSITNESFSVFGFGLEVRNGQTLGLIGGDVNIPGGDISVLDGRIELGSVGANGMVKLTPTDTSFVLDYSGVNEFQDISLSGGAFVTTTGFGGGSIQLRGANVSLRDRSSIFVGTLGSENGGGIVVEASQLSLEGGSRIFANVSGSGQGGDLTVNASESVQLIGTSASGGILSSLFTRTQGTGKAGDVSITTKELIVKDGARVSASTFDEGNGGNLTVDASESVQLIGTSADGRSVSGLVTQANREATGNAGELKITTGELIVKDGAEVSTSTFDEGNGGNLTVDSSESVQVIGTSADGRFPSGLFTEANQEATGNAGDLKITTGELIVKDGARVSASTFGEGDGGNLTVDADSKVQVIRTSASGGIFSGLFTQTQGTGNAGELNITTGELIVSDGAQVSAGTFGEGNGGDLTVDADSKVQVIGTSANGGFRSRLTTQTLGKGKAGDLIITTGELIVSDGAVVSAGTFSEGDGGNLTVDADSTVQLIGRTPNGKFPSGLFTQTQGTGNAQNLSITTGQLIVSDGASVSTSTFGEGNAGNLTVDASESVQVIGTSASGRSRSGLSTQANQKATGNAGDVSITTGQLIVSDGAVVSAGTFGEGNAGNLRVDASESVQVIGTSADGDFRSRLTTQTLGKGNAGKFLNITTDKLIISDGAFVSARSTQPRTLAGEVKINANSIFLDNNGRITAETAGGDNSKIKLFSRDIRLLNESKILTDAKDTTTGGNITINTDTLVGLGDSDITANAEEGSGGRVEINAKGIFGLEFRDRPTPDNDITSTSNLGSSFNGEVILNISQVDPTSGLNELPGILVDAEAILANDLCGFENDRIAGGSSFTITGKGGLPPTPEDPVINAHRTVRWRTRPRLPSTRQPLQAQSSVRRSQDKKVIIEAQGWVVAKDGTIILTAQPFNGTPVEQIFPNLDCHSGKGNREQGGVVRRVR